A single region of the Streptomyces sp. NBC_00425 genome encodes:
- a CDS encoding NADH-quinone oxidoreductase subunit C has translation MTTTGWLPAPAEDLFGPDATAEESYDVLTVDVPPASWTSALRVARDRLSCTYFDWLSAVDEPGTGFRVSAHVVALSPVRRLLVRTTIAHDAPTLDSAVDVYAGAAWHERETHEMFGVAFEGHPALDHLLLPETFEGHPLRKDFVLAARVAKAWPGAKEPGESEHGGPKRRQMLPPGVPDPNEWGPLKGQLPPAPARPARTPAARATGDRPVRRARTSSQGSSSQTVPTTTPPPASTPPATASDTAGDPGTTPTQPATAPPASAPGTPGTPAGPRRARSASQGSASQLPQPPAASSAPPARPSTASRSSDAPWHHARPAFDAPQAPEEPKPQAGEEPTIAPDLQAPEAAKPRADEEPTAEPKPQAPEKPKPQPGEEQTSGPSPKAEGEQAAEPKPMPKSQAAGRPKTEPESPSAPTPEPDTSPAPEPDASPAPEPDASPAPEPDASPEPSDRGSSAERPGSGRSTSERPSPERPGSERPAPDDDPAGGPQ, from the coding sequence ATGACCACGACCGGGTGGCTCCCCGCCCCCGCCGAGGACCTCTTCGGCCCGGACGCCACAGCCGAGGAGTCCTACGACGTCCTGACCGTGGACGTCCCGCCGGCCTCCTGGACCTCCGCCCTGCGCGTGGCCCGCGACCGGCTGTCCTGCACCTACTTCGACTGGCTGAGCGCCGTCGACGAGCCCGGCACCGGCTTCCGCGTCTCCGCGCACGTCGTGGCCCTGTCCCCGGTGCGCCGCCTGCTGGTGCGCACGACCATCGCGCACGACGCCCCGACCCTCGACTCCGCCGTCGACGTCTACGCGGGCGCCGCCTGGCACGAACGCGAGACGCACGAAATGTTCGGCGTCGCCTTCGAGGGCCACCCCGCACTCGACCACCTCCTCCTTCCCGAGACCTTCGAGGGCCACCCCCTGCGCAAGGACTTCGTCCTGGCGGCCCGTGTCGCCAAGGCCTGGCCCGGCGCGAAGGAGCCCGGCGAGTCCGAACACGGCGGCCCCAAGCGCCGGCAGATGCTTCCCCCGGGCGTCCCCGACCCCAACGAGTGGGGGCCCCTGAAGGGTCAGCTCCCCCCGGCCCCGGCGCGGCCCGCCCGAACCCCGGCCGCCCGTGCGACAGGCGACCGCCCCGTCCGCCGCGCCCGCACGTCATCACAGGGCTCATCCAGCCAGACGGTCCCGACGACGACACCGCCGCCCGCGTCCACACCGCCGGCGACAGCGTCCGACACCGCCGGCGACCCCGGCACGACACCCACGCAGCCTGCGACAGCACCGCCTGCCTCGGCCCCCGGGACCCCGGGAACCCCGGCCGGACCACGTCGTGCCCGCAGCGCCTCCCAGGGCTCCGCCTCCCAGCTCCCCCAACCCCCGGCGGCGTCCTCCGCCCCCCCGGCCCGCCCCTCGACGGCCTCCCGCTCGTCCGACGCCCCCTGGCACCACGCCCGCCCCGCCTTCGACGCCCCACAGGCACCCGAAGAGCCAAAGCCCCAGGCGGGCGAAGAGCCGACGATCGCCCCCGACCTGCAGGCACCCGAAGCGGCGAAGCCTCGGGCGGACGAAGAGCCGACAGCCGAGCCGAAGCCGCAGGCACCCGAAAAGCCGAAGCCGCAGCCGGGCGAAGAGCAGACGTCCGGACCGAGTCCGAAAGCGGAAGGCGAGCAGGCAGCCGAGCCGAAGCCGATGCCGAAGTCCCAGGCGGCGGGCCGGCCGAAGACGGAGCCGGAGTCCCCCTCGGCCCCGACCCCCGAGCCCGACACAAGCCCGGCACCCGAGCCCGACGCGAGCCCGGCACCCGAGCCCGACGCGAGCCCGGCACCCGAGCCCGACGCGAGCCCGGAGCCGAGCGACCGGGGGTCCAGCGCGGAGCGTCCCGGCTCCGGGCGTTCGACCTCCGAGCGTCCGAGTCCGGAGCGTCCGGGCTCCGAGCGTCCCGCCCCCGATGACGACCCTGCAGGAGGCCCGCAGTGA
- a CDS encoding NADH-quinone oxidoreductase subunit B: MGVTPESNTPRPATLEQAASEPVLLPEPKRLGTLARLAPEPMKVILNWGRRYSLWVFNFGLACCAIEFIAASMARHDFIRLGVIPFAPGPRQADLMIVSGTVTDKMAPAVKRLYEQMPEPKYVISFGACSNCGGPYWDSYSVTKGVDQIIPVDVYVPGCPPRPEALLQGILKLQEKIARESLDERYATSPARPAPSRPSTAALQSGLVRPPASPAEPAEEDR, encoded by the coding sequence ATGGGCGTGACGCCGGAATCGAACACGCCGCGGCCGGCCACTTTGGAACAGGCGGCTTCGGAGCCTGTTCTGCTGCCCGAGCCGAAGCGGCTCGGCACGCTGGCCCGACTCGCCCCCGAGCCGATGAAGGTGATCCTGAACTGGGGCCGCCGCTACTCGCTCTGGGTCTTCAACTTCGGCCTCGCCTGCTGCGCGATCGAGTTCATCGCCGCCTCGATGGCCCGCCACGACTTCATCCGCCTCGGCGTCATCCCCTTCGCGCCGGGTCCGCGGCAGGCCGACCTGATGATCGTCTCCGGCACGGTCACGGACAAGATGGCCCCGGCCGTGAAGCGCCTCTACGAGCAGATGCCCGAGCCGAAGTACGTCATCTCCTTCGGCGCATGCAGCAACTGCGGCGGCCCCTACTGGGACTCGTACTCGGTGACCAAGGGCGTCGACCAGATCATCCCGGTCGACGTCTACGTGCCGGGCTGCCCGCCGCGCCCCGAAGCCCTGCTCCAGGGCATCCTCAAACTCCAGGAGAAGATCGCGCGCGAGTCCCTCGACGAGCGCTACGCCACGTCCCCCGCCCGCCCGGCCCCGTCGCGTCCCTCGACCGCGGCCCTGCAGAGCGGCCTGGTACGCCCCCCGGCGTCACCGGCGGAGCCGGCCGAGGAGGACCGATGA
- a CDS encoding complex I subunit 1/NuoH family protein yields the protein MNDALDVALRLLVVFVVFLTFPLIVGQTEHKVMAHMQGRLGPMYAGGFHGWAQLVADGVKFAQKEDIVPAGADRRIFQLAPAVALLPYLLVLLAIPIGPGEGAVGQVLDAGIFFVLAVMGVGVLGSLMAGWASANKFSLLGGLRTAAQLLAYELPMLLTAASVAMAAGTVSLPGIVDAFEWWWLPWQITGAIVFFIAGLAELQRPPFDMPVADSEIIFGAYTEYTGLRFALFLLAEYAGIVVLCGLTTVLFLGGWHGPWGADGLGWVWTLLKTAVLAFLVIWLRVTYPRLREDQLQKFSWTLLVPLSLAQIALTGIVKVVIQ from the coding sequence GTGAACGACGCTCTCGACGTCGCCCTGCGACTCCTGGTCGTCTTCGTCGTCTTCCTCACCTTCCCCCTGATCGTCGGTCAGACCGAGCACAAGGTGATGGCCCATATGCAGGGCCGCCTGGGCCCGATGTACGCGGGCGGCTTCCACGGCTGGGCCCAGCTCGTCGCGGACGGCGTGAAGTTCGCGCAGAAGGAGGACATCGTCCCCGCGGGCGCGGACCGCCGTATCTTCCAGCTCGCGCCGGCCGTGGCCCTCCTGCCGTATCTGCTGGTCCTCCTCGCCATCCCCATCGGCCCGGGCGAGGGCGCCGTGGGCCAGGTCCTGGACGCGGGGATCTTCTTCGTCCTCGCCGTGATGGGCGTCGGCGTGCTCGGCTCCCTCATGGCGGGCTGGGCCAGCGCCAACAAGTTCTCCCTTCTCGGCGGCCTGCGCACCGCCGCTCAGCTGCTCGCCTACGAACTGCCGATGCTGCTCACCGCCGCCTCGGTGGCGATGGCGGCCGGGACGGTCTCCCTGCCCGGCATCGTCGACGCGTTCGAGTGGTGGTGGCTGCCCTGGCAGATCACCGGCGCGATCGTCTTCTTCATCGCCGGTCTGGCCGAACTCCAGCGCCCTCCCTTCGACATGCCGGTCGCCGACTCGGAGATCATCTTCGGTGCGTACACCGAGTACACCGGCCTGCGCTTCGCTCTCTTCCTCCTCGCCGAGTACGCCGGGATCGTCGTCCTGTGCGGGCTGACCACCGTCCTCTTCCTGGGCGGCTGGCACGGCCCCTGGGGCGCCGACGGCCTCGGCTGGGTCTGGACCCTGCTCAAGACGGCCGTCCTCGCCTTCCTCGTCATCTGGCTGCGCGTCACCTACCCCCGGCTGCGCGAGGACCAGCTGCAGAAGTTCTCGTGGACCCTCCTCGTCCCCCTCTCCCTCGCCCAGATCGCCCTCACCGGCATCGTCAAGGTGGTGATCCAGTAG
- a CDS encoding NADH-quinone oxidoreductase subunit J family protein — translation MTLAEAPQGFLSPTGVEIAFLLVGLVTFGAALVTVTTRQLVHAALWLVVALGGLAVEYLLLTAEFIAWVQVLIYVGSVVVLLLFGLMLTKAPIGRSPDADSGNRWAALTVAVAAAAALVWVVVDAFRSTWIELDGPAAGSTEVTGASLFQNWVLPFEALSVLLLAALVGAIVLSRKAKADSSSPPVNARTVTDGSRPVTDSSGRSESSPTVPDARQNPAEQEGAR, via the coding sequence GTGACCCTCGCCGAGGCCCCGCAGGGCTTCCTCTCCCCGACCGGCGTCGAGATCGCCTTCCTTCTCGTCGGACTGGTCACCTTCGGCGCAGCCCTCGTCACCGTCACCACGAGGCAGCTGGTGCACGCGGCCCTGTGGCTCGTGGTCGCCCTCGGCGGTCTGGCCGTCGAATACCTCCTGCTCACCGCCGAGTTCATCGCCTGGGTGCAGGTCCTCATCTACGTCGGTTCCGTCGTCGTGCTCCTCCTCTTCGGTCTGATGCTCACCAAGGCCCCCATCGGCCGCTCGCCGGATGCCGACTCCGGTAATCGATGGGCCGCGCTCACGGTCGCCGTCGCCGCGGCCGCCGCCCTGGTCTGGGTGGTCGTCGACGCCTTCCGCAGCACCTGGATCGAGCTGGACGGCCCGGCCGCCGGCTCGACCGAGGTCACCGGCGCGAGCCTCTTCCAGAACTGGGTCCTCCCCTTCGAGGCTCTCTCCGTCCTCCTTCTCGCGGCGCTGGTCGGCGCGATCGTCCTGTCCCGCAAGGCGAAGGCCGATTCGAGCTCTCCCCCCGTGAACGCCCGGACCGTCACCGATGGTTCCCGACCCGTCACGGACAGTTCCGGAAGATCCGAGAGCTCCCCCACCGTCCCGGACGCCCGGCAGAACCCGGCCGAGCAGGAAGGCGCCCGCTGA
- a CDS encoding NADH-quinone oxidoreductase subunit A: MREPTVDVAADYAADYFQSYSVVGLLAVVGVLFVAVAFGAGRLLRPVVPTPEKLLTYECGVDPVGEGWAHTQVRYYVYAFLYVIFAVDSIFLFPWATVFAAPGYGTTTLVEMFVFLGFLTVGLLYAYKKGVLTWA; the protein is encoded by the coding sequence GTGCGGGAACCGACCGTCGATGTCGCGGCGGACTATGCGGCCGACTACTTCCAGTCCTACTCCGTCGTCGGGCTGCTCGCCGTCGTCGGCGTGCTCTTCGTCGCCGTCGCCTTCGGCGCGGGACGCCTGCTGCGCCCGGTGGTCCCCACCCCGGAGAAGCTTCTGACGTACGAGTGCGGAGTCGACCCCGTCGGCGAGGGCTGGGCCCACACCCAGGTCCGCTACTACGTCTACGCCTTCCTCTACGTGATCTTCGCGGTCGACTCGATCTTCCTCTTTCCCTGGGCGACGGTCTTCGCCGCCCCCGGCTACGGCACGACCACGCTCGTCGAGATGTTCGTCTTCCTCGGCTTCCTCACCGTGGGCCTGCTGTACGCATACAAGAAGGGCGTCCTGACATGGGCGTGA
- a CDS encoding 4Fe-4S binding protein — MTRKTVTQQYPDAQPELPPRTRGVIGLFEENCTVCMLCARECPDWCIYIDSHKETVPPAAPGGRERSRNVLDRFAIDFSLCMYCGICIEVCPFDALFWSPEFEYAETDIHELTHERDKLREWMWTVPAPPALDPAAEEPKEIAAARKSAEKLAAARPEPAGPRPTEPEGGDA; from the coding sequence ATGACGCGGAAGACCGTGACCCAGCAGTACCCGGACGCCCAGCCCGAGCTCCCGCCCCGCACCCGCGGGGTCATCGGACTGTTCGAGGAGAACTGCACGGTCTGCATGCTGTGCGCCCGTGAGTGCCCCGACTGGTGCATCTACATCGACTCCCACAAGGAGACGGTGCCGCCCGCCGCTCCAGGCGGACGCGAGCGCAGCCGCAATGTGCTCGACCGCTTCGCCATCGACTTCTCGCTCTGCATGTACTGCGGTATCTGCATCGAGGTCTGTCCTTTCGACGCTCTGTTCTGGTCCCCGGAGTTCGAGTACGCGGAGACCGACATCCACGAGCTCACCCACGAGCGCGACAAGCTCCGCGAGTGGATGTGGACCGTGCCGGCCCCGCCGGCCCTCGACCCGGCCGCCGAGGAGCCGAAGGAGATCGCGGCCGCCCGTAAGTCGGCCGAGAAACTGGCCGCCGCCCGACCCGAGCCCGCCGGACCCCGGCCCACCGAACCCGAGGGAGGAGACGCGTGA